One Carassius carassius chromosome 20, fCarCar2.1, whole genome shotgun sequence DNA segment encodes these proteins:
- the LOC132095867 gene encoding calcium-activated potassium channel subunit beta-3-like, with translation MLLNQSPRGSFSVPVNITLQGARRRYMRDVIQENGGKWKNAGEMKCNEKARAQIPESSVGEDRAVLLGFTMMTFSILTYFLVGIVMVKPSLYSDWKPKNCTLVNIDLVDEVMDCRGIDGFKCLRVLVNSTPEKTLRLYHDEDTVKYKPKVQSFPQCFYIPKCQRNKTDQEAEANNITNGLKHMENGENITCYLSAANPNDAIFRRKYTVQMALYYLLWPSLMLFGGILLVGLVKLNQHLAFLCTEIRREELLGKQSKVTEGRIYRLLRWRPGGPTEQHDPVR, from the exons ATGTTGCTGAATCAGTCCCCGCGGGGGTCTTTCAGTGTTCCTGTTAACATCACCCTGCAGGGCGCGCGGCGACGATACATGCG ggaTGTCATTCAGGAAAATGGAGGCAAGTGGAAGAACGCGGGGGAGATGAAGTGCAACGAGAAAGCCAGAGCTCAAATCCCAGAGTCCAGTGTAGGAGAAGACAGAGCCGTTCTCTTGGGCTTCACCATGATGACCTTCTCCATCCTCACCTACTTTCTGGTGGGAATCGTGATGGTGAAACCAAGTCTCTACAG TGACTGGAAACCTAAGAACTGCACCCTGGTGAATATTGATTTGGTAGATGAAGTGATGGATTGCCGTGGCATTGATGGCTTTAAATGCCTGCGTGTTCTGGTGAACAGCACCCCTGAAAAAACACTCCGACTTTACCATGATGAAGACACTGTCAAATACAAGCCAAAGGTAC AATCTTTCCCTCAGTGCTTCTACATTCCGAAATGCCAACGAAACAAGACTGATCAAGAGGCTGAGGCCAATAACATCACAAATGGGTTAAAGCACATGGAGAATGGGGAGAATATCACATGCTATCTCAGTGCTGCAAACCCAAATGACGCCATCTTTAGGAGGAAATACACTGTTCAAATGGCCTTGTACTACCTGCTGTGGCCCAGCCTCATGTTGTTCGGTGGAATCCTGCTGGTGGGGCTGGTGAAGCTCAACCAGCATCTTGCTTTCCTCTGCACTGAGATCAGAAGAGAGGAGTTACTAGGCAAGCAGAGTAAAGTGACGGAGGGAAGGATCTACAGGCTCTTAAGATGGAGGCCTGGAGGGCCCACGGAACAGCACGACCCAGTTAGATAG